GCGCCGGACTGCTCGGCCGCCGGGGTCGCGTCGCCGGCCGCCTGCGCCGCCATCGCCTGCATCTGTTGCAGCGCCGACGAAAGCGCGTTCACGGGCATGCTCATGTTTTCTCCGTTGGATGTGCGATCGGACCGCCGGAAGGTGTACCGATCTGGACGAAAGCATAGCAGCGGCCCCTCGCGGAAAGTCCCGAAACTAGGGGGAAAACCCGGCTCTATTCAAGCAATCGGCTTGAGCGGCGCTGCGGATAATTTCAATGGTGAAAGTCTCTGTCCGTCCGCCCAGCCACGGCGCGGCATCCCGGCAGAACGCCAAGGCATCCCCCGGAGAAACCCGACGCATGGATTCGTCAGCCAATTCCTTGATCAACCCCGACGCCCGCATGGGGCTCGCCGGCGCGCAGCCCGCCGCCGGTCAGGCCGCCAGCGGTCAGGCCGGCGGTGCGGCCGACCTCGGCGGCCTCGGAGGTATCGGCGGCAACTTTGGCCAGCGTCTGTCAGGACTCGCGCAGATGCGCGGCAACCCGCGCGCGCCGCTCGTGTTCGCGGTGGCGTTGCTGATCGCGGTCATCGCCGGCCTGTTCCTGTGGTCGCGCGCGCCCGACTACAAGGTGCTCTACAGCAATCTGTCCGACCGTGACGGCGGCTCGATCATCGCCGCTTTGCAGCAGGCCAATATCCCGTACAAGCTGTCAGAAAGCGGCGGCGCGATTCTCGTGCCGGCCGAGCAGGTCCACGAGATGCGCCTGCGCCTCGCGTCGCAGGGGCTGCCGAAGAGCGGCTCGGTCGGCTTCGAGCTGATGGACAACCAGAAATTCGGCATCAGCCAGTTCGACGAGCAGATCAACTATCAGCGCGCGCTCGAGGGCGAACTCGAACGCACGATCGAATCGATCTCGAGCGTCAAATCCGCGCGCGTGCACCTCGCGATTCCGAAGCCGAGCGTGTTCGTGCGCGAGAAGGAAGCGCCGTCCGCGGCGGTGCTCGTGAACCTGTACCCGGGCCGCATGCTCGACGAAGGCCAGGTCGTCGCGATTACGCACATGGTGGCGTCGGCGGTGCCGCAAATGCCGGTGCGCGGCGTGACGATACTCGACCAGGACGGCAACCTGCTCACGCAGCCGACCAACGGCAGCGGCCTCGATGCCACCCAGCTGAAGTTCCGCCAGCAGATCGAGCGCAACACGCAGCAGCGCATCGACGCGATCCTCGCGCCGCTGTTCGGCGCCGGCAACGCGCGCTCGCAGGTCAGCGCCGACATCGACTTCTCGCACAGCGAGCAGACCTCCGAGAACTACGGTCCGAATGGCAATCCGCAGCAGGCCGCAATCCGCAGCCAGCAGTCGAGCAGCGCCACCGAAATGTCGCAGGGCGGCGCCTCGGGGGTGCCGGGCGCGCTGTCGAACCAGCCGCCGCAACCGGCCTCCGCGCCGATCGTGGCCGGCAACGGCGCGAGCTCGGTCACCACGACGCCGGTCAGCGACCGCAAGGATTCGACCACCAACTATGAGCTCGACAAGACGGTGCGCCACGTGGACCAGCCGATGGGCGGCATCCGCCGGCTGTCGGTCGCGGTGGTCGTCAATTATCTGCGGGTCGTCGACCCGAAGGGTCATGTGACGATGCAGCCGGTCAGCGCCGACAAGCTCGCGCAGATCACGCAGCTCGTGAAGGACGCGATGGGCTTCGACGCGTCGCGCGGCGACTCGGTCAACGTGGTCAACAGCGCGTTCACCACCGAGCTCGACCCGAACGCCGATCTGCCGTGGTGGCGCACGCCGGACATGCTCGCGCTCTACAAGCAGATCGCGACGTACCTCGGCATCGGCGCGGTCGCCCTGTTCCTGTACTTCGTGATGGTGAAGCCGGCGTTGCGCCGCGCGTTCCCGCCGCCGCCCGAGCCGGTTGCCGCGCTGATGTCGCCCGACGAACCGGTGCTGCTCGACGGCATCCCCGCCGAGGAGCGCGATGGCGCGGTCGTCGAAATCGAAGCGGACAGCGAGAAGCTCGCGCTCGAAAACGCGAAGCACAAATACGAGCGGAACCTGGAGTTCGCGCGCAGCATCGCGCGTCAGGATCCGAAGATCGTAGCAACCGTCGTCAAGAACTGGGTGTCCGATGAGCGCTGAAGGCGTAGTGAAGAGCGCGCTGCTGCTGATGTCGATCGGCGAGGAAGAGGCGGCGCAGGTGTTCAAGTTTCTGGGCCCCCGTGAGGTCCAGAAAATCGGCGTCGCGATGGCCGCGCTGAAGAGCGTGACGCGCGAACAGGTCGACGAAGTGCTGCAGGAATTCGTGCGCGAGGCCGAGCAGCACACCGGCATGTCGCTCGATTCGAACGACTACATCCGCTCGGTGCTGACCAAGGCGCTCGGCGACGACAAGGCCGGCGTGATCATCGACCGGATTCTGCAGGGCAGCGACACGAGCGGCATCGAAGGCCTGAAGTGGATGGACTCGGCGGCGGTCGCGGAACTCATCAAGAACGAGCATCCGCAGATCATCGCGACGATCCTCGTGCATCTGGACCGCGATCAGGCTTCGGAGATCGTCGCCTGCTTCACGGATCGCCTGCGCAACGACGTGCTGCTGCGCATCGCGACGCTGGACGGCATCCAGCCGGCCGCGCTGCGCGAGCTCGACGACGTGCTGACCGGCCTGCTCTCCGGCAGCGACAACCTGAAGCGCAGCCCGATGGGCGGCATCCGTACGGCGGCCGAGATTCTCAACTTCATGTCGAGCAACCACGAGGAAGGCGTGCTCGAAAACGTGCGCCAGTACGACGCGGAGCTCGCGCAGAAAATCGTCGACCAGATGTTCGTGTTCGAGAACCTGCTCGACCTCGAAGACCGCGCGATCCAGCTGCTGCTGAAGGAAGTCGAATCCGAGGCGCTGATCATCTCGCTGAAGGGTGCCCCGCCCGCGCTGCGCCAGAAGTTCCTGTCGAACATGTCGCAACGCGCGGCCGAGTTGCTCGCCGAAGATCTCGACGCACGCGGTCCGGTGCGCGTGTCCGAAGTCGAGACGCAGCAGCGCCGCATCCTGCAGATCGTGCGCAACCTGGCCGAGAGCGGACAGATCGTGCTAGGCGGCAAGGCGGAAGACGCCTATGTCTGATCCGCAAGCCCCGGCAAAGGAAAGCCTCTCGGCCTACCAGCGCTGGGAGATGGCGTCGTTCGACCCGGTCCCACCGGCACCGCCGCAGGCCGAACCCGAATTCGACGAGCGCGCGTTCGAAGCCGAACTCGAGCGGCGCCGCGAGGCCGCGCACGTGCAGGGCGTCGCGTCCGGTCATGTGGCCGGCCAGGCGCTCGGCTATCAGGCGGGCTACGACCAGGGGCACGCACAGGGTTTCGCGCAGGGCCAGACCGAGGCGCGCGAGGAAGCGATGCGGCTCGCCGCGCTCGCCGAAACCTTCAAGACCGCACTCGATGGCGCGCAGCACGCGATCTCCGAAACACTGATTGCACTCGCGCTCGACATCGCGCAGCAGGTCGTGCGCCAGCACGTGCAGCACGACCCGACCGCGCTGATCGCGGCCGCGCGCGAGGTGCTCGCGGCCGAGCCCGCGCTCGCCGGCGCCCCGGCGCTGATCGTGAGTCCCGCCGACCTGCCGGTCGTCGAGGCGTACCTGCTCGAAGAACTGCAAACGCGCGGCTGGACCGTGCGCACCGATGCGTCGGTGGAGCGTGGCGGTTGCCGCGCGCAGGCCGGCACCGGCGAAGTCGACGCGGGCATCGACACGCGCTGGCAGCGCGTCGCCGCCGCGCTCGGCAAAGTGAGTACGTGGTGAAGCCGACTGTCGACGAGATCCGCGCGAGCGATCTGACGCCGCTCGAGCGCGAGCTCGCGTTGGCGTCGTTCGGCCCGGAGGCGCTGGCCGACGTCGAGTCGGCCAGTACCGCCGAGCCCGCGGATTCCACACCGCAAGCGTCGACGGATGAGCATCCCACGCCAGGCGCGGCGGCGAGCCGCGAGTCCGCCGCGCTGGACCCGGCTGCGCGCGCCGCCGGCTCCGCTCATGCTGCGGGCGCGCCGTCCTATGATCCCGCGCTCGACATCAATCCCTACATGCAGGCTTGGCGCGGCCGGCTCGAGGGGCTGCGCGCACGCAACGCGATCGCGAAGCCGCTGCGCGCCTGCGGGCGCCTGACACGTGCGGCCGGGCTGGTGCTCGAAGCGGTCGGCCTGCGTCTGTCGGTCGGCGCGGAAGTGATGATCGAACTGCCGCCCGGCAGTTCGCTGCCGATGGCCGAAGCCGAAGTGGTCGGCTTCTCCGGCGACAAGCTGTTCCTTATGCCGACCACCGAAGCGATCGGCCTGTTGCCCGGCGCCCGCGTCTATCCGC
Above is a window of Paraburkholderia sprentiae WSM5005 DNA encoding:
- the fliF gene encoding flagellar basal-body MS-ring/collar protein FliF, which translates into the protein MDSSANSLINPDARMGLAGAQPAAGQAASGQAGGAADLGGLGGIGGNFGQRLSGLAQMRGNPRAPLVFAVALLIAVIAGLFLWSRAPDYKVLYSNLSDRDGGSIIAALQQANIPYKLSESGGAILVPAEQVHEMRLRLASQGLPKSGSVGFELMDNQKFGISQFDEQINYQRALEGELERTIESISSVKSARVHLAIPKPSVFVREKEAPSAAVLVNLYPGRMLDEGQVVAITHMVASAVPQMPVRGVTILDQDGNLLTQPTNGSGLDATQLKFRQQIERNTQQRIDAILAPLFGAGNARSQVSADIDFSHSEQTSENYGPNGNPQQAAIRSQQSSSATEMSQGGASGVPGALSNQPPQPASAPIVAGNGASSVTTTPVSDRKDSTTNYELDKTVRHVDQPMGGIRRLSVAVVVNYLRVVDPKGHVTMQPVSADKLAQITQLVKDAMGFDASRGDSVNVVNSAFTTELDPNADLPWWRTPDMLALYKQIATYLGIGAVALFLYFVMVKPALRRAFPPPPEPVAALMSPDEPVLLDGIPAEERDGAVVEIEADSEKLALENAKHKYERNLEFARSIARQDPKIVATVVKNWVSDER
- the fliG gene encoding flagellar motor switch protein FliG; this encodes MSAEGVVKSALLLMSIGEEEAAQVFKFLGPREVQKIGVAMAALKSVTREQVDEVLQEFVREAEQHTGMSLDSNDYIRSVLTKALGDDKAGVIIDRILQGSDTSGIEGLKWMDSAAVAELIKNEHPQIIATILVHLDRDQASEIVACFTDRLRNDVLLRIATLDGIQPAALRELDDVLTGLLSGSDNLKRSPMGGIRTAAEILNFMSSNHEEGVLENVRQYDAELAQKIVDQMFVFENLLDLEDRAIQLLLKEVESEALIISLKGAPPALRQKFLSNMSQRAAELLAEDLDARGPVRVSEVETQQRRILQIVRNLAESGQIVLGGKAEDAYV
- the fliH gene encoding flagellar assembly protein FliH, which gives rise to MSDPQAPAKESLSAYQRWEMASFDPVPPAPPQAEPEFDERAFEAELERRREAAHVQGVASGHVAGQALGYQAGYDQGHAQGFAQGQTEAREEAMRLAALAETFKTALDGAQHAISETLIALALDIAQQVVRQHVQHDPTALIAAAREVLAAEPALAGAPALIVSPADLPVVEAYLLEELQTRGWTVRTDASVERGGCRAQAGTGEVDAGIDTRWQRVAAALGKVSTW